Proteins from a genomic interval of Methanoplanus endosymbiosus:
- the mtrH gene encoding tetrahydromethanopterin S-methyltransferase subunit H produces MFKFEKEQTVHDFNGTKIGGQPGEYPRVLGASIFYNKHETVIDDEKGIIDKDRAEALWNRCLELSDITGVQHFIQIISETSEAFESYFSWFDSIDSKTAFLMDSSNPPALAHACEYVTEVGLADRAIYNSINGSIGPENIEALKNSDVNAAIVLAFNPGDPTVRGREAVLAEGGVAGQEKSMLQIAEECGITRPILDTAATPLGIGSGGSFREILACKAIHGLPTGGAYHNMTVSWTWLKRWRKNVLAEQYVGKDLLLEQMAHHHFGGFEGIRQTAWAAPDIGCNIMAATLGADLIMYGPIENCEGASTAIAFSDIVLAEAAKEFGLEPQVDTHPLFHLV; encoded by the coding sequence TTTAATGGTACCAAGATCGGCGGGCAGCCTGGAGAATATCCAAGGGTGCTCGGCGCTTCCATCTTCTATAACAAGCACGAGACTGTTATTGATGATGAGAAGGGAATAATTGACAAGGATCGTGCAGAGGCTCTCTGGAACAGGTGTCTTGAACTCTCTGATATTACAGGGGTTCAGCATTTCATCCAGATCATCTCTGAAACATCGGAAGCATTTGAAAGCTATTTCAGCTGGTTTGACTCAATTGATTCAAAGACAGCGTTCTTAATGGACTCTTCAAATCCTCCGGCACTTGCACATGCATGTGAGTATGTAACAGAAGTCGGTCTTGCAGACCGTGCAATCTACAACTCCATTAACGGTTCAATCGGCCCTGAGAATATCGAGGCTTTAAAGAACAGTGATGTTAATGCAGCTATTGTTCTTGCATTCAACCCTGGTGACCCAACAGTCCGCGGACGTGAGGCAGTACTCGCAGAGGGTGGCGTTGCAGGTCAGGAAAAATCCATGCTTCAGATTGCAGAAGAGTGCGGAATTACACGCCCTATTCTTGATACCGCAGCAACTCCGCTCGGTATTGGTTCAGGCGGTTCATTCCGTGAGATTCTTGCATGCAAGGCAATCCATGGTCTTCCAACCGGTGGTGCATACCACAACATGACAGTCTCATGGACATGGCTTAAGCGCTGGAGAAAGAATGTTCTTGCTGAGCAGTATGTTGGCAAGGACCTTCTTCTTGAACAGATGGCACACCATCACTTTGGTGGATTCGAGGGAATCAGGCAGACTGCATGGGCAGCTCCTGATATCGGCTGTAATATTATGGCTGCAACCCTTGGTGCAGATCTTATCATGTACGGACCTATCGAGAACTGCGAAGGTGCATCTACTGCAATCGCATTCTCAGATATCGTACTTGCTGAGGCAGCCAAGGAGTTTGGCCTTGAGCCACAGGTGGACACACATCCACTCTTCCATTTGGTATAG
- a CDS encoding cytochrome b/b6 domain-containing protein — protein MASGKGRRSNVLENNSSVLAERNVLGESRRNNPFRKKLILLDRKSSWLLFFVTFLTVITGYLLTRTESQPVPTVVHVILSVLFAVLLSYHVYVYTFLVKYNWNNGFNSLLRRKFSGISFIILILRVSGVIILFSGLFVLISGLDYYFVLNEPFSLSSHVIIDNIFYVAFSVHMAAGLKLLLHRKKRSRFVQNLSSVLFLMVLLLVAFAFESGFVYNVTEDPGNSVQIDGVVYSVSPQFMSQSRPDIFQEGKYSMFDALVMVSEKKGLNLKYHYDPEVETNVIDSLKGSSNWWYEGYYDGGFTSIPFGEINYQRMDEYPWKEGAILRMIRVSPAELEERYEIFRTEIMRKNENGGKIIIPRVIIEGRTNIYNYGSVEVYAHNLRNDTFRDGVVTAIDTVMTLGDLGDLNYTLKWYESIGTAEIVRSYFVESIDGDSGYNRCGFVYECGEPGYEFFSGNHIHIPSDWRVLKSPEYLKYFWICI, from the coding sequence ATGGCATCCGGCAAAGGAAGGAGAAGCAATGTTCTGGAGAATAATTCCTCTGTATTGGCGGAGAGGAATGTTTTGGGAGAAAGCCGCAGAAACAATCCTTTTAGAAAAAAACTGATTCTTCTGGACCGGAAATCTTCGTGGCTCCTCTTTTTTGTGACTTTTCTTACGGTTATCACCGGTTATTTGCTTACAAGAACCGAAAGTCAGCCTGTTCCGACAGTTGTTCACGTGATTTTGTCGGTTTTATTTGCAGTACTGCTGTCATATCATGTTTATGTCTATACTTTTCTTGTGAAATATAACTGGAATAATGGTTTTAATTCTTTATTAAGAAGAAAGTTCTCCGGAATTTCTTTTATTATCCTGATATTGAGGGTGTCCGGTGTAATTATTTTATTTTCTGGTTTATTTGTCTTAATAAGCGGTTTAGACTATTATTTCGTTTTGAATGAGCCATTCAGTCTGTCCAGCCATGTCATAATTGACAATATTTTTTATGTTGCGTTTTCTGTTCATATGGCCGCAGGCCTGAAACTGTTACTGCACAGGAAGAAGAGGTCACGTTTTGTTCAGAATTTATCTTCAGTTCTCTTTTTAATGGTTCTTCTTCTTGTGGCTTTTGCATTTGAATCCGGTTTTGTGTATAATGTTACTGAAGACCCGGGCAATTCTGTTCAGATTGATGGTGTTGTTTACAGTGTCAGTCCTCAGTTTATGTCACAGTCAAGGCCTGACATCTTTCAGGAAGGAAAGTATTCCATGTTTGATGCTCTTGTGATGGTTTCTGAGAAGAAAGGGCTTAATCTGAAGTACCATTATGATCCTGAGGTGGAGACAAATGTCATAGATTCCCTGAAAGGGAGCAGTAACTGGTGGTATGAGGGATACTATGACGGCGGTTTTACATCCATTCCTTTTGGTGAGATAAATTACCAGAGGATGGATGAGTACCCGTGGAAGGAGGGTGCTATTTTAAGGATGATTAGAGTAAGTCCGGCTGAACTGGAGGAGAGGTATGAGATTTTCAGAACCGAAATTATGCGGAAGAATGAGAACGGGGGTAAGATAATAATTCCGAGGGTAATAATTGAGGGAAGGACAAATATCTATAATTATGGTTCAGTTGAGGTTTATGCCCATAATCTCAGGAATGATACCTTCAGAGACGGCGTTGTAACAGCGATTGATACTGTCATGACGCTTGGTGATCTGGGAGATCTCAATTATACACTTAAGTGGTATGAGAGTATAGGAACAGCGGAGATTGTAAGAAGCTACTTTGTTGAGAGTATTGACGGAGATTCCGGCTATAACAGATGCGGGTTTGTGTACGAATGCGGCGAACCCGGTTATGAATTCTTCAGTGGAAATCATATACACATTCCGTCCGACTGGAGAGTGCTTAAGTCTCCTGAGTATCTGAAATATTTCTGGATCTGCATCTGA